A stretch of DNA from Candidatus Binataceae bacterium:
GACTCAAGCAGAGCAACTTGGTGGGCCCCGGCGGATACGTTTCAATGGAAGACGGTGCGGTGGGCAATTTTGTCCAGCGTGCGTTGGCGGGCGCGGGCGACGATAGCGAGCTCTTGGAAATGGGCGGACGCGAGATTTTGTCCCAGGCCACTCGCGCCACCGAATCGCCGATTCGAGGCTTTTGGAAAGTGTACCGGGAGCGGATGGGCTTATGAGCGGCGACGTTGCCATCGATAGCGTCCTTCAGTTTGAAATCGAGCGCCTGCAAGCGCGCTACGTCACCTGTATCGACGACGATCGGCTAGAGGAATGGCCCGCATTCTTCACCGAGCAGTGCCGCTACCAGATAATTTCGGCCGAGAACTACACGCGCAAGCTGCCGGTGGGGGTGTTTTTCGCCGACAGCCGAGCGATGCTCTCGGATCGCGTGGCGGCGCTGCGCCAGGCCAATATTTATGAAGCCCAGCGCTATCGCCATCTGGTCGGCGCAACCCTGATTAGCGCGCGCCATGGCGAAATCGTCACCGCGCAATCCAACTACCAGGTGGTCCGCGTGCTGCAGGACGGCAGCACCATGATCTTCAGTGTCGGACGCTACCTGGACCGTATCAATCTCAACCGCGGCGCGCCGCTGTTCGAGGAAAAGCTGGTGGTCTTCGACAATCGCCGCATCGATACCCTGTTGGCGATACCCATTTAACCTATGCTCGCCCTTGCGACCAGGGCCTGATTGCACGACGATGGGCCAGCGCGGCCACCGTGTGTACCAGCCGCCCACAAAGGAGCCACGATGAAAAGCCTCACCATCGGCCGACGAGTTTTTACAGTTGTGACGGCAAGCGCGGCGCTGATGCTGCTGCTGGCCGCCTTTGGTGTCGCGTCACGCGCCCAGATGACGCCGGCAGCCGCCGCCGAGGTTGCCGAGGAACCGGCCATCCCGCAAGGCCAAATTCCCGCCTACATCTCCAACGCCATCCGCAGCCGTTCAGCCGCCGACAAGAAGCTTGACGGGGCGCGCAAGCCCGCGCAGATGATGGCCTTTTTGGGAATCCGGCCAGGCATGAAAGTCGCCGATATTTTTGCCGCCGGCGGCTGGATGACCGAAGTCTTGTCGCGTACCGTCGGTCCGGACGGAACGGTCTACTCGATCAACCCGCCCTTTCCTCCGCGCTTCCATATGATTTCGGCGGCTTGGCAAAAGCGCCTGAAGAAACCCGAACTCAAGAATGTGGTTGCAGTAACCAAACGTCTGGATGCTCCGGACCTCATCCCGGGACCCGCCGGATCTCTGGACGCCGCCGTGATCGATCTGAATTATCATGATTTGGTAGGGATGAAGCGCAATCGCGACGCGCTCAATGACGCGATTTTCAAGGCGCTGAAGCCTGGTGGCATCTATGGCGTAATCGATCACAGCGCCAAAGCCGGCACTGGCGCCCAGGCCGCATCGACCCTACATCGCATCGATGAACAATTTGTTATCAACGAAGTGGAAAAGGCCGGTTTTAAACTAGCGAGCGCCTCCAGCGCTTTGCGTAATCCACAGGACCCGCGCACCGCGCTCAGCCGCACCTATTCCGGCCCAGGCCACACCGATCGCTTCATGCTGAAATTCGTCAAACCGTCATAGCTTCGCGCCGGCAGCGCCGCCAAGCTGCGAGAGCGACAGGCCAAGCGTCTCCGCTACTCAGATACCAGCCGGAGAGAATGGTTGCCCCAGCGATGACCCCCTACCTGGTCAGGGAGGGGGTCATCGGGGCGGCTCATCTGGAGCGAGTTACGGAACATGAACTTCTTAAAGACGGACGCAGCGACGGTGCCGCTGCCCAATATGCAGTTTCCTGAGGGGCAGAAAAGCAATGAGGCGCGAGACTTTAGGCCTCGCGCCTCATCGGGACTTCCCGGCCGCGTCCTACTCTCCCGTACGGCGACCGTACA
This window harbors:
- a CDS encoding aromatic-ring-hydroxylating dioxygenase subunit beta, translated to MSGDVAIDSVLQFEIERLQARYVTCIDDDRLEEWPAFFTEQCRYQIISAENYTRKLPVGVFFADSRAMLSDRVAALRQANIYEAQRYRHLVGATLISARHGEIVTAQSNYQVVRVLQDGSTMIFSVGRYLDRINLNRGAPLFEEKLVVFDNRRIDTLLAIPI